In the genome of Gordonia rubripertincta, one region contains:
- a CDS encoding NAD(P)H-quinone dehydrogenase: MTRIVIIGGGPAGYEAALAAAAYGADITVIDSDGIGGACVLWDCVPSKTFIASTGIRTEVRRAVDLGINLKTDDTLVTLPQIHQRVRDLAFAQSADIKSRLVSEGVKLVSGTAVLDETQVGVSTHSVLATLADGSTQRFDGDVVLIATGASPRILPDAQPDGERILTWRQLYDLEELPEHLVVIGSGVTGAEFVHAYTELGVKVTLVSSRDRVLPHEDEDAALVLEDALAERGVELVKHARADKVVRDGDTVTAHLADGSAVTGSHVLMTVGSIPNTANLELERAGVEVDKGGYIQVDRVSRTSVPGIYAAGDCTGLLPLASVAAMQGRIAVYHALGEGVSPIKLKTVASAIFTRPEIATVGVSQKAIDAGEYPARTVMLPLATNPRAKMSGLRRGFVKIFCRPATGVVIGGVAVAPNASELILPLALAVQNKLTVGDLAQTFSVYPSLSGSITEAARQLVRHDDLD, encoded by the coding sequence GTGACCAGGATCGTCATCATCGGCGGTGGACCAGCGGGCTATGAGGCGGCACTCGCCGCGGCCGCCTACGGCGCCGACATCACGGTGATCGATTCGGACGGCATCGGTGGGGCCTGCGTGCTGTGGGACTGTGTCCCGTCGAAGACGTTCATCGCCTCCACCGGCATCCGTACCGAGGTCCGTCGTGCCGTGGACCTCGGCATCAACCTCAAGACCGACGACACCCTGGTCACCCTCCCGCAGATCCACCAGCGCGTGCGCGACCTCGCCTTCGCCCAGTCCGCCGACATCAAGTCGCGACTCGTGAGCGAGGGCGTCAAGCTGGTCTCCGGTACCGCCGTCCTCGACGAGACCCAGGTCGGCGTCTCGACCCACAGTGTTCTCGCGACCCTGGCCGACGGCAGCACCCAGCGCTTCGACGGCGACGTCGTGCTCATCGCGACCGGCGCGTCGCCGCGCATCCTGCCCGACGCCCAGCCCGACGGCGAACGCATCCTCACCTGGCGTCAGCTCTACGACCTCGAGGAACTGCCCGAGCATCTCGTCGTCATCGGTTCGGGTGTCACCGGCGCCGAGTTTGTCCATGCCTACACAGAACTCGGTGTGAAGGTGACTCTGGTGTCGAGCCGCGACCGCGTCCTCCCGCACGAGGACGAGGACGCGGCCCTGGTGCTCGAGGACGCGCTCGCCGAACGCGGCGTCGAACTCGTCAAGCACGCCCGCGCCGACAAGGTCGTCCGCGACGGCGACACCGTCACCGCCCATCTCGCAGACGGGTCCGCGGTCACCGGTAGCCACGTGCTGATGACCGTCGGTTCGATCCCCAACACCGCGAATCTCGAACTCGAGCGGGCCGGTGTCGAGGTCGACAAGGGCGGCTACATCCAGGTGGACCGGGTGTCGCGAACCTCGGTGCCGGGCATCTACGCCGCCGGCGACTGCACCGGCCTGCTGCCGCTGGCCTCGGTGGCCGCCATGCAGGGCCGCATCGCGGTGTACCACGCACTGGGTGAGGGCGTCAGCCCCATCAAGCTGAAAACCGTTGCGTCGGCGATCTTCACGCGTCCCGAGATCGCCACCGTCGGGGTGTCGCAGAAGGCCATCGACGCCGGCGAGTACCCCGCCCGCACCGTCATGCTGCCGCTGGCGACCAACCCGCGCGCCAAGATGAGCGGTCTGCGACGCGGTTTCGTGAAGATCTTCTGCCGCCCCGCCACCGGCGTGGTGATCGGTGGCGTCGCGGTGGCCCCGAACGCCTCCGAGCTCATCCTCCCGCTGGCCCTCGCGGTGCAGAACAAACTGACGGTCGGCGATCTCGCGCAGACCTTCTCGGTGTACCCGTCGCTGTCCGGGTCGATCACCGAGGCGGCGCGTCAGCTCGTCCGTCACGACGATCTGGACTGA
- the glpK gene encoding glycerol kinase GlpK: protein MAAIDQGTTSTRAMIFDHKGRVVGVEQLEHEQIFPRAGWVEHDAAEIWRNTRRVGAGALASAELTARDIVACGITNQRETTVIWDRESGKPVHNAIVWQDTRTGDVCRELAGDVGDDRFRERTGLPLSTYFAGPKIRWLLDNVDGLRERAEAGELCFGTMDSWIAWNMTGGVDGGQHVTDVTNASRTMLMDLRTLSWDEEICAEMGIPMSMLPEIRSSSGEFGSLRGNGPLPGVPLTGILGDQQAATFGQACLNPGEAKNTYGTGNFLLLNTGTEPVFSEHGLLTTVCYRIGDQEARYALEGSIAVTGSLIQWLRDNLGLFSEAADVERLAAEVDDNGGAYFVPAFSGLFAPRWRSDARGVIVGLTRFVNKGHLARAALEASAFQTREVIEAMQADAGMELSTLKVDGGMVVNELLMQFQADILDVPVVRPVVNETTALGAAYAAGLAVGFWESEDDIRANWAEDKRWKPTMAEEERDRLYAEWNRAVEHSFGLA from the coding sequence GTGGCGGCGATCGACCAGGGGACCACCTCCACCCGGGCGATGATCTTCGACCACAAGGGACGCGTCGTCGGCGTCGAACAACTCGAACACGAGCAGATCTTCCCGCGGGCCGGCTGGGTCGAACACGACGCCGCCGAGATCTGGCGCAACACCCGCCGCGTGGGTGCCGGCGCGCTGGCCTCGGCCGAGTTGACCGCCAGGGACATCGTCGCCTGCGGCATCACCAATCAGCGCGAGACCACGGTGATCTGGGACCGCGAGTCCGGGAAGCCGGTCCACAACGCGATTGTCTGGCAGGACACCCGCACCGGTGACGTGTGCAGGGAACTCGCGGGCGACGTGGGCGACGACCGTTTCCGCGAACGCACCGGCCTGCCGCTCTCCACCTACTTCGCCGGGCCCAAGATCCGCTGGCTGCTCGACAACGTCGACGGTCTGCGCGAGCGCGCCGAGGCTGGTGAATTATGCTTCGGCACAATGGATTCCTGGATCGCATGGAACATGACCGGCGGTGTCGACGGCGGGCAGCACGTCACCGACGTCACCAACGCCTCACGCACCATGCTCATGGATCTGCGGACATTGAGTTGGGATGAGGAGATCTGCGCGGAGATGGGCATCCCGATGTCCATGCTGCCCGAGATCCGCAGCTCGTCCGGCGAATTCGGCTCGCTGCGCGGCAACGGCCCACTGCCCGGCGTCCCGCTGACCGGTATCCTCGGCGACCAGCAGGCCGCCACCTTCGGTCAGGCCTGTCTGAACCCCGGCGAGGCCAAGAACACCTACGGGACCGGGAACTTCCTGTTACTCAACACCGGCACCGAGCCGGTCTTCAGCGAGCACGGCCTGCTGACGACGGTCTGCTACCGCATCGGCGACCAGGAGGCGCGGTACGCGCTCGAAGGGTCGATCGCCGTTACCGGATCGCTCATCCAGTGGCTGCGAGACAATCTCGGCCTCTTCTCGGAGGCGGCGGATGTCGAGAGGCTGGCCGCGGAGGTCGACGACAACGGCGGCGCATACTTCGTCCCGGCGTTCTCCGGTCTGTTCGCGCCGCGCTGGCGTTCGGATGCCCGCGGCGTGATCGTCGGCCTGACCCGCTTCGTCAACAAGGGGCATCTGGCGCGGGCGGCACTGGAGGCCAGCGCCTTCCAGACCCGCGAGGTCATCGAGGCGATGCAGGCCGACGCCGGGATGGAGCTGTCCACACTCAAGGTCGACGGCGGGATGGTGGTCAACGAATTGCTCATGCAGTTCCAGGCCGACATCCTCGACGTCCCGGTCGTGCGGCCCGTGGTCAACGAGACCACCGCGCTGGGCGCGGCCTACGCCGCCGGTCTGGCCGTGGGGTTCTGGGAGAGCGAGGACGACATCCGCGCCAACTGGGCCGAGGACAAGCGGTGGAAGCCGACCATGGCCGAGGAGGAACGGGACCGCCTGTACGCCGAGTGGAACCGGGCCGTCGAGCACAGCTTCGGTCTGGCGTGA
- the glpD gene encoding glycerol-3-phosphate dehydrogenase: MNTEFNPDRPADMGPLYRAEAWRRLGEEQFDVVVIGGGVVGVGAALDAATRGLRVALVEARDIASGTSSRSSKMFHGGLRYLEQLEFGLVREALKERELSLRLLAPHLVKPLPFLYPLTQRVWERPYVAAGIFLYDRMGGAKSVPGQKHVTRSGALRVAPALKRSSLIGGIRYYDTVVDDARHSLTVARTAANYGAVIRTSTQVIGFLRESDRVLGVRVRDTENGDVTEVRAHCVINAAGVWTDEVQALSKQRGHFKVRASKGVHIVVPRDRIVSETAIILRTANSVLFVIPWETHWIIGTTDTDWNLDLAHPAATRADIDYILERVNEVLVTKLTHDDIEGVYAGLRPLLAGEDDETSKLSREHAVATVAPGLVSIAGGKYTTYRVMAADAVDECNDFIPTRVAPSITERVPLLGADGYFALINQCEHLGQRYGLHPYRIRRLLNRYGSLIDDVLYYAQEDRSLLAPLAAAPQYLRVEVVYAAVSEAALHLEDVLARRTRIAIEYSHRGVDCAGEVADLLAPLLGWTTEKRDFEVANYIARVEAEVASQQQPDDDSADALRAAAPEARSEILEPVPVPE, from the coding sequence ATGAACACCGAGTTCAACCCGGACCGGCCGGCGGACATGGGCCCGCTCTACCGAGCCGAAGCGTGGCGGCGGCTCGGTGAGGAACAGTTCGACGTGGTCGTGATCGGCGGCGGGGTGGTCGGCGTGGGTGCCGCACTCGACGCCGCCACGCGCGGTCTGCGGGTGGCGCTGGTCGAGGCCCGCGACATCGCCTCGGGCACGTCGAGCCGGTCGTCGAAGATGTTCCACGGCGGCCTGCGCTACCTGGAACAACTCGAATTCGGGCTGGTGCGTGAGGCGCTCAAGGAACGCGAGCTCTCGCTGCGTCTACTGGCCCCGCACCTCGTGAAACCCCTGCCGTTCCTCTATCCGCTGACGCAGCGGGTCTGGGAACGGCCGTATGTCGCGGCGGGGATCTTCCTCTACGACCGCATGGGCGGCGCCAAATCGGTGCCCGGGCAGAAACATGTGACCCGTTCGGGTGCCCTCCGCGTGGCGCCCGCGCTCAAGCGCAGCTCGCTCATCGGTGGAATCCGGTACTACGACACGGTTGTCGACGACGCGCGGCACAGTCTGACGGTGGCCCGCACCGCGGCCAACTACGGCGCGGTCATCCGCACCTCGACGCAGGTGATCGGTTTCCTCCGCGAATCCGACCGTGTCCTCGGGGTTCGCGTGCGCGACACCGAGAACGGCGACGTCACCGAGGTGCGCGCCCACTGCGTCATCAACGCCGCCGGGGTGTGGACCGACGAGGTCCAGGCGTTGTCCAAGCAGCGCGGGCACTTCAAGGTGCGCGCGTCGAAGGGTGTGCACATCGTGGTGCCGCGCGACCGGATCGTCAGCGAGACCGCGATCATCCTGCGCACCGCCAACTCGGTGCTGTTCGTCATCCCGTGGGAGACGCACTGGATCATCGGCACCACCGACACCGACTGGAACCTCGACCTCGCGCATCCGGCCGCCACCCGGGCCGACATCGACTACATCCTCGAACGCGTCAACGAGGTGCTGGTCACCAAGCTGACCCACGACGACATCGAAGGCGTCTACGCCGGCCTGCGACCGCTGCTTGCGGGTGAGGACGACGAGACGTCGAAGCTCTCGCGTGAGCACGCCGTCGCCACCGTGGCCCCGGGTCTGGTGTCGATCGCGGGCGGCAAGTACACCACCTACCGGGTCATGGCCGCCGACGCCGTCGACGAGTGCAACGACTTCATCCCCACCCGGGTGGCGCCGTCGATCACCGAGCGGGTGCCGCTGCTCGGTGCGGACGGCTACTTCGCGCTGATCAACCAGTGCGAGCATCTCGGACAGCGATACGGCTTGCACCCGTACCGGATTCGGCGACTTCTCAACCGCTACGGCTCGCTGATCGACGACGTGCTCTACTACGCCCAGGAAGACAGGTCGCTGCTCGCGCCGCTGGCAGCCGCGCCGCAGTACCTGCGCGTCGAAGTGGTCTACGCAGCGGTCTCCGAGGCGGCACTGCATCTCGAGGACGTGCTGGCACGTCGCACCCGCATCGCGATCGAGTACTCGCACCGCGGCGTCGACTGCGCCGGCGAGGTCGCCGATCTGCTCGCACCCCTTCTCGGGTGGACCACCGAGAAGCGCGACTTCGAGGTGGCCAACTACATCGCGCGCGTCGAGGCCGAGGTGGCGTCGCAACAGCAACCCGACGACGATTCCGCCGACGCACTGCGGGCGGCCGCGCCCGAGGCGCGTTCGGAGATCCTCGAGCCGGTACCCGTCCCGGAGTGA
- a CDS encoding pyridoxamine 5'-phosphate oxidase family protein — protein MTETPVQVLGPQEAWELLGSAELGRIALSVNGSPDIFPVNYHAADGKITLRTGEGTKLSELVVNNRVAFETDAHTDTGGWSVVAKGTARVLTSFKDIEAADKLPLRPWIATVKYNYVEIAVEEITARRFEFGPEPERYPV, from the coding sequence ATGACAGAGACTCCGGTTCAGGTCCTCGGCCCGCAAGAGGCATGGGAACTACTCGGCTCCGCCGAGCTGGGTCGTATCGCGTTGAGCGTCAACGGTTCACCCGACATCTTCCCCGTCAACTACCACGCCGCGGACGGCAAGATCACGCTGCGCACCGGTGAGGGGACGAAACTCTCCGAGCTCGTCGTCAACAACCGGGTGGCGTTCGAGACCGACGCCCACACCGACACCGGTGGCTGGAGCGTCGTCGCGAAGGGAACGGCCCGCGTCCTGACGTCGTTCAAGGACATCGAGGCGGCCGACAAGCTGCCCCTGCGCCCGTGGATCGCGACGGTGAAATACAACTACGTGGAGATCGCCGTCGAGGAGATCACCGCCCGCCGTTTCGAGTTCGGCCCAGAACCCGAGCGCTATCCCGTCTGA
- a CDS encoding DNA-formamidopyrimidine glycosylase family protein — translation MPEGDTVFAAAARLRQGLAGRTLTSTQFRIPSLATSDLSGRAVVSVRSRGKHLLIDIGESEPGAGDALSIHSHLKMEGVWHVHRRGQKWRRPAYQARVVLRTDDHEAVGFDLGTLELLADPDAALAYLGPDLLADDFDREEAIRRLGADPDQTIGAALLDQRLMAGVGNVFRSEICYLRGVLPTRPVGEVDLGPMVDLSRRLLWANRMRSARTTTGQTSPNGRMWVYGRKGQLCRRCATIIRRGEIPSTGGDRSIYWCPRCQT, via the coding sequence ATGCCTGAGGGCGACACCGTCTTCGCCGCGGCCGCGCGACTGCGCCAGGGGTTGGCGGGCCGTACCCTCACGTCGACGCAGTTCCGCATCCCGTCGCTCGCGACGTCGGACCTGTCGGGACGGGCCGTCGTCTCCGTCCGGTCGCGGGGCAAGCATCTGCTCATCGACATCGGCGAGAGCGAGCCCGGGGCGGGGGACGCGCTCAGCATCCATTCGCATCTGAAGATGGAGGGGGTGTGGCACGTACACCGCCGGGGCCAGAAGTGGCGTCGCCCTGCCTATCAGGCGCGCGTCGTGTTGCGGACCGACGACCACGAGGCCGTCGGCTTCGACCTCGGCACGCTCGAGCTGCTCGCCGACCCGGACGCCGCCCTCGCATACCTGGGACCCGACCTGCTGGCCGACGACTTCGACCGCGAGGAGGCGATCCGACGCCTCGGCGCCGACCCCGACCAGACCATCGGTGCAGCACTGCTCGACCAGCGCCTGATGGCCGGTGTCGGAAACGTCTTCCGCAGCGAGATCTGTTATCTCCGTGGCGTTCTCCCGACACGCCCGGTCGGCGAGGTGGACCTCGGTCCGATGGTCGACCTCAGCCGACGTCTGTTGTGGGCCAACCGGATGCGCTCGGCCCGGACCACCACCGGCCAGACGTCACCGAACGGGCGGATGTGGGTGTACGGCCGCAAGGGACAGCTGTGCCGCCGCTGCGCGACGATCATCAGACGCGGCGAGATCCCTTCGACCGGTGGCGACCGGTCCATCTACTGGTGCCCGCGCTGCCAGACCTGA
- a CDS encoding ATP-dependent helicase — MARPSVLDRFTAPTRRWFTGAFTKPTAAQKGAWTSIADGANTLVIAPTGSGKTLAAFLWALDRLAADSGGRRPGTKVVYVSPLKALAVDVERNLRAPLTGITRAAQELNLPEPNITVGVRSGDTSAADRRALVKTPPDILITTPESLYLMLTSAARESLTNVEAIIVDEVHAVAATKRGTHLALTLERLDELLDKPAQRIGLSATVRPPEVVAGFLSGSAPCQVVKPKADKTFDLRVDVPVEDMANIPPAPGPEGADSAELDDAFSPTAGSLWPYVEASIVDQIEANRATIVFANSRRLAEKLTARLNEIHAERQGVPAEATANPTVAGGAPAFVMGSGASSGAEAVLARAHHGSVSKEQRAQIEDDLKAGRLSCVVATSSLELGIDMGAVDLVIQVEAPPSVASGLQRIGRAGHQVGEISQGILYPKHRTDLLHCTVTVGRMLDGAIEEIKVPQNPLDILAQQTIAAAAVDDLEVDHWYEVVRRAAPYRDLGRGVFDATLDLIAGRFPSDEFAELRPRVNWDRDAGVITGRRGAQRLAVTSGGSIPDRGLFGVFMVGEKSTRVGELDEEMVYESRVGDVFALGATSWRIEDITHDRVLVSPAFGQPGRLPFWIGDAIGRPAELGAAIGAFTGAIADPGKLDTHAERLGLTENARTNLATLIAEQREATGHLPTDRTLVVERFRDELGDWRVILHSPYGLRVHAPWASAISQRLLATLGIEGATTASDDGIILRLPDTDDAPPGADVFLLDPDEVEQLVTDGLADSSMFASRFRECAARALLLPRRDPGRRAPLWQQRQRSAQLLSVASKFPDFPIVLEAVRECLQDVYDLPALLDLLGRIRSRRIRVVETETASPSPFAASLLFGYVGAFMYADDAPLAERRAAALSLDTSLLAQLLGRVDLRELLDPGVIAEVIARLQRLSPDRQARDAEDVVDLLRWLGPLTTDEVEERYRGEAAVAEVLADLHRSGQIISVNHNRRALWASIDDTARLRDALGVPAPMGIPAVYLEPVSDPVGDLIGRYARTHGPFTVTDAAASLGIATAVVRDTLARLAAERRVVEGDFLPETGTADPAQGAAPTTQWCHTDVLGQIRRGSLAASRAEVAPVGTEVLTRFLVEWQHGSPGTQLRGVDGVATVIDQLAGYPLPASAWESLILPARVSDYAPSMLDELLSSGEVLWSGHGRIGNADGWVALHPADVAAFTIAEPDTIDTTTVHNAITNALEPGGALRFPQIAGDISTGTTTPAADIESALWDLVWAGQVSNDTFAPVRALLHPRRNPTTPRSAPAHRARGRAPRLRAGRLSARYLTEHASGPPVSPTASGRWFALDRPEIDPTIATQALCDQLLTRYGVITRGSVTAEEVTGGFARVYKALTVFEDNGQVRRGYYVDGLGGAQFASPATVDELRRHALPDRKPPREATILAATDPANPYGAALEWPRSRDADAGHRPGRKPGALVVLVDGELVCFVERGGKTLLTFTDSIPSLESAAGALVALVRAGRISRLTIDAIDAEPVRGTDFGKVLVEAGFSTTPRGIRLRYGTHA; from the coding sequence ATGGCCCGCCCCTCGGTTCTCGATCGATTCACCGCCCCCACCCGGCGATGGTTCACGGGAGCGTTCACCAAGCCGACCGCAGCCCAGAAGGGCGCCTGGACCTCGATCGCCGACGGCGCCAACACCCTCGTGATCGCACCGACCGGCTCCGGCAAGACCCTCGCGGCCTTCCTGTGGGCGCTGGACCGGCTCGCCGCCGACTCCGGTGGGCGTCGTCCGGGAACCAAGGTCGTCTACGTCTCCCCGCTCAAGGCCCTGGCCGTCGACGTCGAGCGCAACCTGCGCGCACCGCTCACCGGGATCACCCGCGCGGCGCAGGAACTGAACCTCCCCGAGCCGAACATCACGGTCGGCGTCCGCTCGGGTGACACCTCCGCCGCCGACCGCCGCGCGCTGGTGAAGACGCCTCCCGACATCCTGATCACCACACCGGAATCGCTGTACCTCATGCTGACCTCCGCGGCACGGGAGAGCCTCACCAACGTGGAGGCGATCATCGTCGACGAGGTCCACGCAGTCGCCGCGACCAAGCGCGGCACACACCTCGCGCTCACCCTCGAACGCCTCGACGAGCTCCTCGACAAGCCCGCCCAGCGGATCGGATTGTCGGCGACCGTACGGCCGCCCGAGGTGGTCGCCGGGTTCCTCTCCGGCTCGGCGCCCTGCCAGGTGGTGAAGCCCAAGGCCGACAAGACCTTCGATCTCCGCGTCGACGTGCCGGTCGAGGACATGGCGAACATCCCGCCGGCACCCGGTCCCGAGGGTGCGGACTCCGCCGAACTCGACGACGCCTTCTCCCCCACGGCCGGATCGTTGTGGCCGTACGTGGAGGCGTCGATCGTCGACCAGATCGAGGCCAACCGGGCGACGATCGTGTTCGCGAACTCCCGGCGCCTCGCCGAGAAACTGACCGCGCGGCTCAACGAGATCCACGCCGAGCGGCAGGGTGTCCCAGCCGAGGCCACCGCCAACCCGACGGTCGCGGGCGGGGCTCCCGCGTTCGTGATGGGCAGCGGGGCGAGTTCGGGTGCCGAGGCGGTTCTCGCGCGGGCGCACCACGGTTCGGTGAGCAAGGAGCAGCGCGCTCAGATCGAGGACGACCTCAAGGCCGGTCGTCTCTCCTGCGTGGTGGCGACCAGCTCCCTCGAACTCGGCATCGACATGGGTGCCGTCGATCTCGTGATCCAGGTCGAGGCCCCGCCGTCGGTGGCCAGCGGCCTGCAGCGCATCGGCCGCGCCGGCCACCAGGTGGGCGAGATCAGCCAGGGCATCCTCTACCCCAAACACCGCACCGACCTGCTGCACTGCACGGTCACCGTCGGGCGCATGCTCGACGGTGCGATCGAGGAGATCAAGGTCCCGCAGAACCCCCTCGACATCCTCGCGCAGCAGACCATCGCCGCGGCCGCCGTCGACGATCTCGAGGTCGACCACTGGTACGAGGTCGTGCGGCGGGCGGCGCCCTACCGCGATCTCGGACGTGGGGTCTTCGACGCGACCCTCGACCTCATCGCCGGGCGGTTCCCCTCCGACGAGTTCGCCGAACTCCGGCCGCGGGTCAACTGGGACCGCGACGCAGGCGTGATCACGGGACGCCGCGGCGCCCAGCGGCTCGCCGTGACCTCCGGCGGGTCGATCCCCGACCGCGGGCTCTTCGGCGTCTTCATGGTCGGCGAGAAGTCCACACGCGTGGGCGAACTCGACGAGGAGATGGTCTACGAGTCGCGGGTCGGCGACGTGTTCGCCCTCGGCGCGACCAGCTGGCGCATCGAGGACATCACCCACGACCGCGTCCTGGTGTCGCCCGCGTTCGGTCAACCCGGCCGGTTGCCGTTCTGGATCGGCGACGCCATCGGGCGTCCCGCCGAACTCGGCGCGGCGATCGGCGCGTTCACCGGGGCCATCGCCGATCCCGGCAAGCTCGACACCCATGCCGAGCGTCTCGGACTCACCGAGAACGCCCGCACCAACCTCGCCACCCTCATCGCCGAACAACGTGAGGCGACCGGTCACCTACCGACCGACCGGACACTCGTCGTCGAACGGTTCCGCGACGAACTCGGTGACTGGCGAGTGATTCTGCACTCGCCGTACGGCCTGCGCGTCCACGCGCCGTGGGCGAGCGCCATCTCCCAGCGCCTCCTCGCAACACTGGGCATCGAAGGTGCCACCACCGCGTCCGACGACGGGATCATCCTGCGTCTCCCCGACACCGACGACGCACCCCCGGGCGCCGACGTCTTCCTCCTCGATCCCGACGAGGTCGAACAGCTCGTCACCGACGGTCTCGCCGACTCGTCGATGTTCGCCTCCAGGTTCCGCGAATGTGCCGCGCGCGCACTGCTTCTACCGCGGCGCGATCCCGGCCGGCGCGCACCGCTGTGGCAGCAGCGCCAGCGCAGCGCCCAATTGCTCTCCGTCGCATCCAAGTTCCCCGACTTCCCGATCGTCCTCGAAGCGGTGCGCGAGTGCCTGCAGGACGTGTACGACCTCCCGGCACTGCTCGACCTGCTCGGCCGCATCCGTTCGCGCCGGATCCGCGTCGTGGAGACCGAGACCGCGAGCCCGTCGCCGTTCGCGGCGTCGCTGCTGTTCGGCTACGTCGGCGCCTTCATGTACGCCGACGACGCGCCGCTCGCCGAACGCCGAGCCGCAGCCCTGTCCCTCGACACCAGCCTCCTCGCGCAGCTGCTCGGCCGCGTCGACCTCCGCGAACTGCTCGATCCCGGGGTCATCGCCGAGGTCATCGCCCGCCTGCAACGCCTGTCCCCCGACCGGCAGGCACGTGACGCCGAGGACGTCGTCGACCTGCTCCGCTGGCTCGGACCCCTGACCACCGATGAGGTGGAGGAACGGTACCGGGGAGAAGCGGCGGTGGCCGAGGTGCTGGCCGATCTGCACCGCAGCGGGCAGATCATCTCGGTCAACCACAACCGGCGCGCGCTGTGGGCGTCGATCGACGACACCGCGCGGCTGCGCGACGCACTCGGAGTCCCGGCGCCGATGGGTATCCCGGCCGTCTACCTCGAACCGGTATCCGACCCGGTCGGCGACCTCATCGGGCGCTACGCCCGCACCCATGGACCATTCACCGTCACCGACGCGGCGGCGTCCCTGGGCATCGCCACCGCGGTCGTCCGCGACACCCTCGCCCGCCTCGCCGCGGAACGACGCGTCGTCGAAGGCGATTTCCTGCCCGAGACCGGTACCGCCGACCCGGCCCAGGGAGCGGCACCGACCACTCAGTGGTGCCACACCGACGTCCTCGGTCAGATCCGGCGCGGGTCGCTGGCCGCGAGCCGCGCCGAGGTCGCACCGGTCGGCACCGAGGTGCTCACCCGATTCCTCGTCGAATGGCAGCACGGTTCACCCGGCACCCAACTGCGTGGCGTCGACGGCGTCGCGACCGTCATCGACCAGCTGGCCGGCTACCCACTGCCGGCGTCGGCCTGGGAGTCGCTGATTCTGCCCGCGCGTGTCTCCGATTACGCACCGTCCATGCTCGACGAACTGCTCAGCAGCGGCGAGGTGCTGTGGTCCGGACACGGGCGCATCGGCAACGCCGACGGTTGGGTGGCCCTACACCCCGCTGACGTGGCCGCCTTCACCATCGCCGAACCCGACACCATCGACACCACCACCGTGCACAACGCGATCACCAACGCACTCGAACCCGGTGGCGCCCTGCGGTTCCCGCAGATCGCCGGGGACATCAGCACCGGCACCACCACCCCGGCCGCGGACATCGAATCCGCGCTCTGGGACCTGGTCTGGGCAGGCCAGGTCAGCAACGACACGTTCGCGCCGGTCCGCGCACTGCTGCATCCGCGGCGCAATCCGACGACGCCACGGTCGGCGCCCGCGCACCGGGCTCGGGGACGGGCACCCCGGCTCCGCGCCGGGCGCCTCTCCGCGCGCTACCTGACCGAACACGCCTCCGGGCCACCGGTGTCGCCGACCGCGAGCGGACGCTGGTTCGCGCTGGACCGACCAGAGATCGACCCGACCATCGCCACGCAGGCGCTGTGCGACCAACTGCTCACGCGCTACGGCGTGATCACGCGGGGCAGCGTCACCGCCGAGGAGGTGACCGGCGGATTCGCCCGGGTGTACAAGGCGCTCACCGTCTTCGAGGACAACGGCCAGGTCCGCCGCGGCTACTACGTCGACGGTCTCGGCGGCGCGCAGTTCGCCTCCCCGGCCACGGTCGACGAATTGCGGCGTCACGCCCTCCCCGACCGGAAACCACCGCGCGAGGCAACGATCCTCGCGGCCACCGACCCGGCCAACCCGTACGGGGCAGCGCTGGAGTGGCCCCGGTCCCGCGACGCCGACGCCGGACACCGCCCGGGCCGCAAGCCCGGCGCACTGGTCGTGCTCGTCGACGGCGAACTCGTGTGCTTCGTCGAGCGGGGCGGCAAGACGCTGCTGACGTTCACCGACTCGATCCCCTCGCTGGAATCCGCCGCCGGCGCACTGGTGGCACTTGTCCGCGCCGGTCGCATCTCCCGACTGACGATCGATGCCATCGATGCGGAACCGGTGCGCGGCACCGACTTCGGGAAGGTCCTCGTCGAAGCCGGTTTCTCCACGACCCCGCGCGGCATCCGACTCCGGTACGGAACCCATGCCTGA
- a CDS encoding CbtB domain-containing protein codes for MTGPRTSEAVSTSPRSLAVPNLSVASAALWLSLTVLLAGLAYYFLGYDQGVVSVFGENTYVHEFVHDSRHFLGFPCH; via the coding sequence ATGACGGGTCCCCGTACGTCCGAAGCAGTTTCCACCTCACCCCGCTCCCTCGCGGTACCGAACCTCTCGGTCGCGAGCGCGGCGCTGTGGCTGAGCCTCACCGTGCTGTTGGCCGGGCTCGCGTACTACTTCCTCGGCTACGACCAAGGTGTCGTGTCCGTCTTCGGCGAGAACACCTACGTGCACGAGTTCGTGCACGACTCCCGCCACTTTCTCGGCTTTCCCTGCCACTGA